A single region of the Candidatus Zixiibacteriota bacterium genome encodes:
- a CDS encoding dTDP-4-dehydrorhamnose 3,5-epimerase family protein, whose amino-acid sequence MKCEIDGVIIKELNQFDDRRGWLIELFRDDEIEDRYHPAMAYVSMTRPGVARGPHEHRDQSDYFCFIGPSTFRLYLWDTRPDSPTRGKSVTLDVGAENKVSVIVPPGVVHAYKNIGQVDGIVYNTPNRLYAGQGKEDPVDEIRHEDDIDSRFKMDD is encoded by the coding sequence ATGAAATGCGAAATAGACGGCGTCATAATTAAAGAGTTGAACCAGTTTGATGATCGCCGCGGCTGGCTGATTGAGCTTTTCCGTGATGATGAAATCGAGGACAGATACCATCCGGCAATGGCTTACGTCTCCATGACCAGACCCGGGGTCGCGCGCGGGCCGCACGAGCATCGCGACCAGTCCGATTATTTTTGTTTCATCGGCCCCTCCACTTTTCGGCTCTATCTCTGGGATACACGCCCCGACTCACCCACCCGGGGAAAATCAGTTACTCTTGATGTCGGCGCCGAAAATAAGGTTTCGGTCATTGTCCCGCCGGGAGTGGTTCATGCTTATAAGAATATCGGCCAGGTCGACGGCATCGTCTATAACACGCCCAACCGTCTCTACGCCGGGCAGGGGAAAGAAGACCCGGTAGATGAAATCCGGCATGAAGATGACATCGATTCACGTTTCAAGATGGATGATTGA
- the rfbD gene encoding dTDP-4-dehydrorhamnose reductase gives MSKRILVTGNKGQLGTDLMTGLAGAYELSGFDIDEVDICDSRQVLDYIKAGNPEIVIHAAAFTDVDRCETDRETAMAVNAAGTENIARACREIGAGMIYYSTDYVFDGSKGAPYIETDKPNPMTIYGRSKLEGERLVADCLQDFVILRVAWVYGLHGRNFVKTMIRLGQEQIAARRSGLHMPSLKVVDDQIGNPTWTYEIVRQTQVALENNLSGLFHSTSEGAVSWYHFARAVFEEAEMEVDVVPCTTEEYPRPAPRPGFSALENKNLKDAGLNKMVDYRVALKEFVKQNGAMRKI, from the coding sequence GTGAGCAAAAGAATTCTGGTGACCGGGAATAAGGGTCAGCTCGGCACCGATCTGATGACCGGGCTGGCCGGCGCATATGAACTTTCCGGATTCGATATTGATGAGGTCGATATCTGCGATTCCCGGCAGGTTCTTGATTACATAAAAGCCGGAAATCCGGAGATCGTGATTCACGCCGCGGCTTTTACCGATGTTGACCGCTGCGAAACCGACCGCGAGACCGCCATGGCGGTCAATGCGGCGGGGACCGAGAATATAGCCCGGGCCTGCCGCGAAATCGGCGCCGGAATGATTTATTATTCGACCGATTATGTTTTTGACGGCTCCAAAGGGGCGCCGTATATCGAGACCGACAAACCCAATCCAATGACTATTTACGGGAGAAGCAAGCTGGAAGGGGAAAGGCTTGTGGCTGACTGCCTGCAGGATTTTGTCATTCTTCGTGTCGCCTGGGTTTACGGACTGCACGGCAGGAATTTTGTTAAGACCATGATTAGATTGGGGCAGGAGCAAATAGCGGCGCGGCGATCGGGGCTGCATATGCCATCACTCAAAGTGGTCGACGACCAAATCGGCAATCCAACCTGGACATACGAGATTGTGCGGCAGACGCAGGTTGCGCTTGAAAATAACCTATCCGGATTATTCCATAGCACTTCCGAGGGGGCGGTCTCGTGGTATCATTTTGCTCGAGCCGTTTTTGAAGAGGCGGAGATGGAGGTTGATGTTGTTCCCTGTACGACCGAGGAATATCCCCGTCCGGCGCCCCGTCCAGGATTCTCGGCGCTTGAAAACAAGAACCTGAAAGATGCAGGTCTAAATAAGATGGTGGATTACAGAGTGGCTTTAAAGGAATTCGTTAAACAGAATGGAGCGATGCGGAAAATATGA
- the rfbA gene encoding glucose-1-phosphate thymidylyltransferase RfbA, translating to MKGEVRKGIILAGGLGSRLYPVTQVACKQLLPLYDKPMIYYPLATLMLFGITEILIISTPKDTPMFRELLGDGRQLGLNIAYEIQDKPSGIAQAFLIGEKFIGNEKVVLILGDNVFYGVYDFLRHARSFREGALVFGYYVRDPQRYGVVEFDEAGQVVSIEEKPKQPKSNYAVTGLYIYDSEVVEITKNLKPSGRGELEITDVNKAYLERGKLRVEKLGRGIAWLDTGTHESMLDAGNFIATIEKRQGLKIACIEEIAYRMRFINRKQIHNVLDGMADNEYKKYLLEVVHEVEGEQKNSGDRE from the coding sequence ATGAAGGGTGAAGTAAGAAAAGGGATCATACTGGCGGGCGGACTCGGAAGCCGCCTCTATCCGGTGACTCAGGTGGCCTGCAAACAACTTCTGCCGCTCTATGATAAGCCGATGATTTATTATCCGCTGGCGACGCTGATGCTTTTTGGGATCACCGAAATTCTAATCATCTCCACCCCCAAGGATACGCCGATGTTCCGGGAGCTTCTGGGCGACGGGCGTCAATTGGGCCTCAATATCGCCTACGAGATTCAGGATAAGCCATCCGGTATTGCCCAGGCTTTCCTCATCGGGGAGAAGTTTATCGGGAATGAGAAGGTGGTTCTTATTCTGGGCGACAATGTTTTCTATGGTGTCTATGATTTTCTCCGTCATGCGCGCAGTTTCCGGGAGGGCGCTCTGGTATTTGGCTATTATGTTCGGGATCCACAGCGATATGGGGTGGTGGAATTCGATGAGGCAGGGCAGGTAGTATCGATAGAGGAAAAGCCGAAACAGCCCAAATCCAACTATGCCGTCACCGGCCTTTATATTTATGATTCTGAGGTGGTCGAAATCACAAAAAATCTGAAACCCTCGGGGCGTGGGGAGCTTGAAATAACCGATGTCAATAAAGCGTATCTTGAGCGAGGGAAATTGCGGGTGGAAAAATTGGGCCGGGGGATCGCCTGGCTCGATACCGGCACTCACGAAAGCATGCTGGATGCGGGCAATTTTATCGCGACCATTGAAAAAAGACAGGGGCTGAAGATCGCCTGCATTGAAGAGATCGCCTACCGGATGAGGTTCATCAATCGGAAACAGATTCACAATGTGCTGGACGGTATGGCTGATAATGAATATAAAAAATATCTGCTTGAAGTAGTGCACGAGGTCGAAGGTGAGCAAAAGAATTCTGGTGACCGGGAATAA
- the rfbB gene encoding dTDP-glucose 4,6-dehydratase, with protein MTDSRNFERHIIVTGGAGFIGSNLLLYMVPKYPQYLFINVDCLTYAGNLSSLTSVEKAANYRFEKINICDYQALQTCFEKYDIDSVIHLAAESHVDRSIVGPAEFIRTNVMGTFNLLELARKKSAGKRKFRFHHVSTDEVFGSLGESGYFTESTPYNPNSPYSASKASSDHLVRAYHKTYDLDAVTTNCSNNYGPYQFPEKLIPLVIRNARAGLPLPVYGDGRNIRDWLYVEDHCRALDLVFHQGKTGETYNIGGHNEVENIELVKIICRIMDEMIGGEPKERLITFVKDRPGHDRRYAIDASYIESQLGWKPLFTFEKGIRRTVAWYLENEKWLEDCISGHYLKYYEDMYSNR; from the coding sequence ATGACAGATTCAAGAAATTTCGAAAGACATATTATAGTCACCGGCGGGGCGGGATTTATCGGTTCCAATTTGCTTCTTTATATGGTGCCTAAATATCCACAGTATCTTTTTATTAATGTTGACTGCCTGACTTATGCCGGAAACCTCTCCAGCCTGACCTCCGTCGAGAAAGCGGCCAATTATCGGTTCGAGAAAATAAATATCTGCGATTATCAGGCCCTTCAAACCTGTTTCGAAAAATATGATATCGATTCCGTCATTCATCTGGCGGCCGAATCGCATGTTGACCGCTCGATTGTCGGCCCGGCTGAGTTTATTCGCACTAATGTGATGGGCACTTTCAATCTGCTGGAACTGGCCCGGAAAAAATCGGCCGGGAAAAGGAAATTCCGGTTTCACCATGTTTCCACCGATGAGGTTTTCGGTTCACTGGGGGAAAGCGGGTATTTTACCGAATCGACGCCATATAATCCCAATTCCCCTTATTCGGCCTCCAAAGCCTCGAGCGATCATCTCGTACGCGCTTATCACAAAACATATGACCTTGATGCCGTTACCACCAATTGCTCCAATAATTATGGCCCGTATCAATTCCCCGAGAAATTGATTCCGCTGGTTATCCGCAACGCCCGGGCCGGGCTGCCGCTTCCGGTTTATGGCGATGGTCGCAATATTCGCGACTGGCTCTATGTTGAGGATCACTGCCGCGCTCTTGATCTGGTTTTTCATCAGGGGAAGACCGGCGAAACCTACAATATCGGCGGCCATAATGAAGTTGAGAATATCGAACTGGTGAAAATCATTTGCCGCATCATGGATGAAATGATCGGCGGGGAACCAAAGGAGCGGTTGATAACCTTTGTGAAAGACCGGCCGGGTCATGATCGCCGCTATGCCATTGATGCCTCATATATCGAATCACAATTGGGCTGGAAACCTCTTTTTACTTTCGAAAAGGGAATTCGCAGGACGGTGGCCTGGTATCTCGAAAATGAGAAGTGGTTGGAGGATTGTATCAGCGGCCATTACCTGAAATATTATGAGGATATGTACTCAAATAGATAG